From a region of the Paracoccus contaminans genome:
- the peaB gene encoding quinohemoprotein amine dehydrogenase maturation protein, translating to MTALALIAHNAHRLDVDGLAMLMHVPTTSLFQMDAVSRDVYDLFQRVGVADAAMLQAELSGRFSPQDLADCVQSFVSLDILRDAAAPETPIRIQRVEDIALSTIVLNVNTGCNLACTYCYKEDLTTPAKGERMDFGTARKSINLLLDQAQARGAVNVVFFGGEPLSNMPLIRQVVDYAEARVAELGKSVDFSLTTNATLLTEEIVDRLDAHRVAITVSMDGPRAMHDKNRRTVGGRGTYDVVSAKVRMLLSRYRARPVGARVTLTRGVTDVMAIHDHLKDDLGFAEVGFGPATSGPIAVFNLDNALLRQVFEDMKTLGRRYVEAAIRGENIGFSNMHQLLTDIAQGTKKAVPCGAGLGMLAVDKGGDLHLCHRFVGSRQPTYGNVDKGIDVPRLAAFIEGAQDRSGYGCRTCRIRSICAGGCYHESYARQGDPFSPVYHYCELLRDWVDFGIESYTRIMQANPSFFRRHLEPRRALQ from the coding sequence ATGACCGCGCTCGCTCTCATTGCCCATAACGCGCACCGGCTGGATGTGGACGGGCTTGCCATGCTGATGCATGTGCCGACCACCAGCCTGTTCCAGATGGATGCGGTCAGCCGCGATGTCTATGACCTGTTCCAGCGCGTCGGCGTCGCCGATGCCGCCATGCTGCAGGCGGAACTGAGCGGGCGGTTCAGCCCCCAGGACCTGGCCGACTGCGTGCAGAGCTTCGTCAGCCTCGACATCCTGCGCGACGCCGCCGCGCCCGAAACCCCGATCCGCATCCAGCGCGTCGAGGACATCGCCCTGTCCACGATCGTGCTGAACGTGAACACCGGCTGCAACCTTGCCTGCACCTATTGCTACAAGGAGGATCTGACGACCCCCGCCAAGGGCGAGCGGATGGATTTCGGCACCGCCCGCAAGTCGATCAACCTGCTGCTTGATCAGGCGCAGGCGCGCGGGGCGGTCAATGTCGTCTTCTTCGGCGGCGAGCCGCTGTCGAACATGCCGCTGATCCGGCAGGTGGTAGATTACGCCGAGGCGCGCGTGGCCGAACTGGGCAAAAGCGTCGATTTCTCGCTGACCACCAATGCCACGCTGCTGACCGAGGAGATCGTGGACAGGCTCGACGCGCACCGCGTGGCCATCACGGTCAGCATGGACGGCCCCAGGGCGATGCATGACAAGAACCGCCGCACCGTCGGCGGGCGCGGCACCTATGACGTGGTATCGGCCAAGGTGCGGATGCTGCTGTCGCGCTATCGCGCCCGGCCGGTCGGCGCCCGCGTCACCCTGACCCGCGGCGTGACCGACGTGATGGCGATCCACGACCATCTCAAGGATGATCTGGGCTTTGCCGAGGTGGGCTTCGGGCCGGCGACCTCTGGCCCGATCGCGGTGTTCAACCTTGACAACGCGCTGCTGCGCCAGGTGTTCGAGGACATGAAGACGCTGGGCCGGCGCTATGTCGAGGCCGCGATCCGCGGCGAGAATATCGGCTTTTCCAACATGCACCAGCTGCTGACCGACATCGCGCAGGGCACCAAGAAGGCGGTTCCCTGCGGGGCGGGCCTGGGCATGCTGGCGGTGGACAAGGGGGGCGATCTGCATCTGTGCCACCGCTTCGTCGGATCGCGACAGCCGACCTATGGCAATGTGGACAAGGGCATCGACGTGCCCCGGCTTGCCGCCTTCATCGAGGGGGCGCAGGATCGGTCGGGCTATGGCTGCCGCACCTGCCGCATCCGCTCGATCTGCGCGGGCGGGTGCTATCACGAAAGCTATGCCCGCCAGGGCGATCCCTTCTCGCCCGTCTATCACTACTGCGAGCTGCTGCGCGACTGGGTGGATTTCGGCATCGAGAGCTACACCCGCATCATGCAGGCCAACCCGTCCTTTTTCCGTCGCCACCTCGAACCGAGGAGAGCCCTGCAATGA